In one window of Meiothermus sp. DNA:
- a CDS encoding BTAD domain-containing putative transcriptional regulator translates to MALYLSLLGPPQLWQEGKLVSSLPRKAVAMAAYLAVVGGVVERGRLADLLWEGEEEAVRRNLRQELFRLKNTVWEKVFEQSPQHIGLGSIKTDLEDFLAQMARGAWSEALALWRGGFLAGLDPKASEGYWDWLIPERERWERLYREAMLGLARGQEAAGQLAEALKVYQKLLAEDPLQETEQQAVMRLYLQLGDRSAAIRQYEQYRLLLRDQLGLEPSLQTQALGAQVREGQPLPPQQQAVAQMLSEPPLVGRSEDWAWLEAHWGRGLLLLLAESGVGKSRLALEYAKRQVGAGPSETLRIRQRESGQGIGFSGLLEALRQALEAHKLDNLEPIWRDELAQLLPELGLPPSNLHKARFFEALCRALQAIVRPGGVVLWDDLHWLDWASLEFLPYLVRRSSSLGFFLLGTARPEALQKNQPARQILQEIARENRLFQRLLKPMDPPALVQLLRQMSGQREGGERFAERLFQATEGNVFYVLEILRYLFDQGLLRAEAGAWHTPFDSFTSDYRELPLPPSVREALLERLQRLGEDALPILQAMALADFPLPPELAAGLLRHLGTPIIELENLTQSGFLRLNPSGYTLRHELVRQTVLAEMSQSRRRWLHACIADALREVAGPLPQLAAHLEAAGQRAEAYVAHLMAGRSLRRGPLARQALEHYQRAQVLCPSTEPDHERFRMLIEAAETRIRLGQSQIPERQEMARLADSLGDHERFRLFLLDADASLASGRVVEGIPVAREALRLAQTPWQRGHALFKLAWLEYRGGDPDVQLEPLLASIRAFHDIGDQAMETLALRNLSGYWFRLGDLLQYSQTYAQAFKLAAELRDDLLLRRLRADKVMVDWVKGDYADSLQVAELLYQEARERGDWWAVWDALQGLLLNAAVLGLEPELEATVQRAVVEAAEVGAWRDLALLRSDYGNALMVAGRLEEAKGELQAALRDLREMGERARLGHALFNLGFTLLELGDLERSRDTLAESVALWRDRKEYRHTARSLAALALVHLRANNRKKAQQLSEEAYALRADWARGIYDLPLVLYIRARALGNQRGGELLRESQQLLRDLAHQLPPHLAQRLLNNRYVVWALSKTTEV, encoded by the coding sequence ATGGCCCTCTATCTCAGCTTGCTTGGCCCGCCCCAGCTCTGGCAGGAGGGTAAACTGGTCTCGAGCCTGCCGCGCAAAGCGGTGGCGATGGCAGCCTACCTGGCAGTGGTGGGTGGCGTGGTTGAGCGCGGGCGCCTGGCCGACCTGTTGTGGGAGGGAGAGGAAGAAGCTGTACGACGGAATCTTCGCCAGGAACTTTTCCGCCTCAAGAACACCGTTTGGGAAAAGGTATTCGAGCAAAGCCCCCAGCACATCGGGCTGGGATCCATAAAGACCGACCTCGAGGATTTTCTGGCGCAGATGGCCCGGGGGGCCTGGTCGGAGGCGCTGGCCTTGTGGCGGGGAGGGTTTCTGGCCGGCCTCGACCCCAAGGCTTCGGAGGGCTACTGGGACTGGCTGATTCCCGAGCGTGAGCGCTGGGAGCGCCTCTACCGGGAAGCCATGCTGGGTCTGGCGCGCGGCCAGGAAGCAGCTGGCCAGCTTGCCGAGGCCCTCAAGGTCTACCAGAAGCTGCTCGCCGAAGATCCCCTACAGGAAACCGAGCAACAGGCGGTCATGCGCCTATACCTGCAACTAGGTGACCGCTCCGCGGCGATACGGCAATACGAGCAGTACCGGCTATTGTTGCGGGATCAACTGGGTCTGGAGCCCAGCTTGCAAACGCAGGCCTTGGGGGCGCAGGTGCGCGAAGGGCAGCCCTTGCCCCCACAGCAACAGGCGGTGGCCCAAATGTTGAGCGAGCCTCCTCTGGTCGGGCGCAGCGAGGACTGGGCCTGGCTCGAGGCCCACTGGGGGCGGGGCCTGTTGCTTTTGCTGGCCGAATCCGGGGTGGGCAAAAGCCGCCTGGCCCTGGAGTACGCCAAGCGCCAAGTAGGAGCCGGCCCTTCCGAGACCCTGCGCATCCGCCAGCGTGAGAGTGGGCAGGGCATTGGCTTTAGCGGTCTGCTGGAGGCCCTGCGGCAAGCCCTGGAAGCCCATAAGCTGGACAACCTCGAGCCCATCTGGCGTGACGAACTGGCCCAACTGCTGCCCGAGCTGGGCCTTCCGCCCAGCAACCTGCACAAAGCACGGTTCTTTGAAGCCCTGTGCCGGGCCTTGCAGGCCATCGTTCGCCCCGGCGGGGTGGTGCTGTGGGACGATCTGCACTGGCTGGACTGGGCCAGCCTGGAGTTCTTGCCCTACCTGGTGCGCCGCTCCAGCAGCCTGGGTTTTTTCCTGCTGGGCACCGCCCGCCCCGAAGCCTTGCAAAAAAACCAGCCGGCGCGTCAAATTTTGCAAGAAATTGCTCGAGAAAACCGCCTCTTCCAACGCTTGCTAAAGCCCATGGATCCGCCTGCACTGGTGCAGTTGCTACGCCAGATGTCGGGTCAGCGCGAAGGGGGCGAGCGTTTTGCAGAACGCCTGTTTCAGGCTACCGAGGGCAATGTGTTTTATGTCCTCGAGATTCTGCGCTACCTCTTCGACCAGGGGCTCTTGCGGGCCGAAGCCGGGGCCTGGCATACCCCCTTCGACAGCTTCACCTCCGACTACCGTGAGCTGCCGCTGCCCCCCAGTGTGCGCGAGGCCCTGCTGGAGCGGCTCCAGCGCCTGGGTGAGGACGCCTTGCCCATCCTCCAGGCCATGGCACTGGCCGACTTCCCCCTGCCCCCCGAACTGGCCGCGGGGCTGTTGCGCCACCTGGGAACCCCCATCATCGAGCTGGAAAACCTGACCCAAAGCGGGTTTTTGCGCCTCAACCCCAGCGGCTACACCCTGCGACACGAGCTGGTGCGGCAAACTGTGTTGGCCGAGATGAGTCAGTCCCGCCGTCGCTGGCTGCATGCCTGCATTGCCGATGCCCTACGCGAGGTGGCCGGCCCGCTACCGCAACTGGCGGCGCACCTCGAGGCTGCCGGACAGCGAGCCGAAGCCTACGTGGCCCACCTGATGGCCGGGCGCAGCCTGCGCCGGGGGCCGCTGGCCCGGCAAGCCCTGGAACACTACCAGCGCGCCCAGGTGCTGTGCCCTTCCACGGAACCTGACCACGAGCGCTTTCGCATGCTGATTGAAGCGGCGGAAACCCGAATCAGACTGGGGCAGTCGCAGATTCCCGAGCGCCAGGAAATGGCCCGACTGGCCGACAGCTTGGGCGACCATGAGCGCTTTCGCCTGTTCTTGCTGGACGCCGATGCTTCGCTGGCCTCGGGCCGGGTGGTTGAGGGTATCCCGGTGGCGCGGGAGGCCCTGCGCCTGGCCCAGACCCCCTGGCAGCGGGGCCATGCCCTTTTTAAGCTGGCCTGGCTCGAGTACCGCGGGGGTGACCCCGATGTACAGCTCGAGCCGCTGCTGGCCTCTATCCGGGCCTTTCACGACATCGGCGACCAGGCCATGGAAACCCTGGCTTTGCGCAACCTGTCGGGTTACTGGTTCCGGCTGGGCGACCTGTTGCAGTACAGCCAGACCTATGCCCAGGCTTTTAAGTTGGCCGCCGAACTGCGCGACGACCTGCTGCTTCGGCGCTTACGGGCCGATAAGGTCATGGTGGACTGGGTCAAGGGGGACTACGCGGACAGCCTGCAGGTGGCCGAACTCCTGTACCAGGAAGCCCGCGAACGGGGCGACTGGTGGGCGGTGTGGGACGCCCTGCAGGGTTTGCTGCTGAATGCGGCTGTACTGGGTCTGGAACCTGAACTCGAGGCCACTGTCCAGCGGGCCGTGGTCGAGGCCGCCGAGGTGGGGGCCTGGCGCGACCTGGCCCTCCTGCGCTCCGACTACGGCAACGCCCTGATGGTGGCGGGCCGTCTGGAAGAAGCAAAGGGCGAGCTTCAGGCTGCCCTGCGCGACCTGCGCGAGATGGGCGAGCGAGCCCGGCTGGGGCATGCTTTGTTCAACCTGGGTTTTACTTTGCTCGAGCTAGGCGATCTGGAGCGCAGTCGGGATACCCTGGCCGAATCGGTAGCACTCTGGCGAGACCGCAAGGAGTACCGTCACACGGCCCGCTCCCTGGCCGCCCTGGCCCTGGTGCACCTGAGGGCCAACAACCGCAAAAAAGCCCAGCAACTTTCGGAGGAAGCCTACGCCCTGCGCGCCGACTGGGCGCGGGGAATCTACGACCTGCCGCTGGTGCTCTATATCCGGGCCCGGGCTCTGGGTAACCAGCGGGGTGGTGAACTCCTGCGCGAGAGCCAACAACTCCTGCGCGACCTGGCCCACCAGCTCCCGCCCCATCTTGCGCAGCGCCTGCTAAACAACCGCTATGTGGTCTGGGCACTCAGCAAGACCACCGAGGTTTGA
- the trpC gene encoding indole-3-glycerol phosphate synthase TrpC — MVPELSKVPGVLGEISRRRYGEVLKLEGLRWTPPTASPPSFQQALRLPGLSLVAEVKRKSPSQGEIAVRLEAAQVAREYAAGGARAISVLTEPHYFAGSDQDLLEVRQAVDLPILRKDFTVHPVQIAQARALGASAVLLIVAVLGPLTQAYLELAHAQSLDALVEVHHEAELELALAAGASIIGVNNRNLIDLSIDRSTAPRLGLLARRAGFAGLLVAESGYSEPAQLAELEGLFDAVLIGTSLARSGNWRSAVAQITRK, encoded by the coding sequence ATGGTTCCAGAGCTATCCAAAGTGCCCGGCGTTTTGGGGGAGATATCCAGGCGGCGTTATGGTGAAGTGCTGAAGCTTGAAGGCCTCCGCTGGACCCCACCCACAGCCAGCCCACCCTCCTTTCAACAGGCTTTGCGTTTGCCGGGTTTATCGCTTGTTGCCGAGGTCAAGCGAAAAAGTCCATCGCAGGGGGAAATCGCCGTGCGACTCGAGGCCGCTCAGGTGGCCCGAGAGTATGCTGCGGGCGGTGCCCGGGCCATTAGCGTGCTCACTGAACCGCACTATTTTGCGGGTTCGGATCAGGACTTGCTCGAGGTGCGGCAGGCGGTGGATCTGCCCATTTTGCGAAAGGACTTTACCGTGCACCCGGTGCAGATCGCCCAGGCCCGGGCACTCGGTGCGTCGGCGGTGCTGCTTATTGTGGCGGTGCTGGGCCCCCTAACTCAGGCCTATCTGGAGCTGGCCCATGCCCAAAGCCTCGATGCTCTGGTCGAGGTACACCACGAGGCCGAGCTCGAGCTCGCGCTGGCGGCGGGAGCCTCGATAATTGGGGTCAACAACCGCAACCTGATTGACCTGAGCATTGACCGCTCGACGGCGCCCCGGCTGGGCCTCTTGGCCCGACGGGCTGGCTTTGCCGGCCTGCTGGTCGCCGAGTCGGGCTACAGCGAGCCGGCGCAACTGGCCGAACTCGAGGGGCTGTTCGACGCTGTTCTTATCGGAACCAGCCTGGCCCGCAGTGGCAACTGGCGGTCTGCGGTAGCGCAGATAACCCGGAAGTGA